One segment of Anaerolineales bacterium DNA contains the following:
- a CDS encoding cobalamin B12-binding domain-containing protein — MPTHLRVLIAKPGLDGHDRGAKVIARALRDAGMEVIYTGLRQTPEMIAEAALHEDVDAIGLSVLSGAHMVLVPRTLELLKQQGQSHVPVLIGGIIPDDDVPALKGMGVVAVFGPGTSTVDVIEAFQQAVAQRPPAG; from the coding sequence GATGGCCATGACCGGGGAGCCAAAGTCATCGCCCGCGCCCTGCGCGACGCCGGGATGGAAGTCATCTACACCGGGCTGCGCCAGACGCCGGAAATGATCGCCGAGGCGGCGCTCCATGAAGACGTCGATGCCATTGGGCTTTCCGTGCTGTCCGGCGCCCATATGGTTCTCGTCCCCCGCACATTAGAACTCCTAAAGCAGCAGGGCCAATCCCACGTCCCCGTCTTGATCGGGGGGATCATCCCGGATGACGATGTACCGGCCCTGAAGGGCATGGGCGTGGTAGCCGTCTTCGGGCCTGGCACCAGCACCGTGGATGTGATCGAGGCTTTCCAGCAGGCCGTCGCTCAGCGTCCGCCGGCCGGCTGA